A genomic segment from Truepera sp. encodes:
- a CDS encoding DinB family protein, with amino-acid sequence MSNDYGRLMALLEDIDPIEVLQATPVRLSELVAGMSVADLDEPYAPGKWRRRYVVAHLADVELATAWRLRQSVAAPGIEHVLYDQDVWAERYERLDPTLALEAFRATRAWNLAWLAGLTLQDWLTEGVHPERGPENVDQMVRYLAGHDLNHLAQLETL; translated from the coding sequence ATGAGCAACGATTACGGGCGCCTGATGGCGCTTCTGGAAGACATCGATCCCATCGAGGTGCTGCAGGCCACGCCGGTACGCCTCTCCGAACTCGTGGCGGGCATGAGTGTGGCGGACCTCGACGAGCCGTACGCTCCGGGTAAGTGGCGCCGGCGCTACGTGGTGGCCCACCTGGCCGACGTAGAACTGGCCACCGCATGGCGCCTACGCCAGAGCGTCGCTGCGCCCGGCATCGAACACGTGCTCTACGACCAGGACGTGTGGGCGGAGCGCTACGAGCGCTTGGATCCAACGCTCGCGCTGGAGGCCTTCCGCGCCACACGGGCCTGGAACCTGGCCTGGCTGGCCGGCCTGACCCTGCAGGACTGGTTGACGGAGGGCGTTCACCCGGAACGTGGCCCCGAGAACGTGGACCAGATGGTGAGGTACTTGGCGGGCCACGACCTGAATCACTTGGCCCAACTCGAGACCCTCTAG
- a CDS encoding DUF1648 domain-containing protein: MRISPELEQRLKASLSAPLEQVDWLLEGVALIAVVITVAYTLSVWSSLPAEVPTHFDGAGRPDRFGPRNEVWELVWVQLGMYAFFMVVRPILRLMPAKYWNSSLTVTEGNVDRLGTLLVRLLIAMKASVCLVFGFLTVGSVRVALGQAAGLSPWFTFVAMGTMLAALVWFVVAASRLEGA, from the coding sequence ATGCGCATCTCACCGGAACTCGAGCAGCGTTTGAAGGCAAGCCTGTCCGCGCCACTCGAGCAGGTCGACTGGCTCCTCGAAGGCGTCGCCCTGATTGCCGTCGTCATCACCGTTGCATACACGTTGAGCGTCTGGTCAAGCTTGCCCGCCGAAGTACCGACTCATTTCGACGGCGCCGGCCGGCCCGATCGCTTCGGCCCTCGCAACGAGGTCTGGGAACTGGTTTGGGTTCAGTTGGGGATGTACGCGTTCTTCATGGTCGTACGGCCCATCCTTAGACTGATGCCCGCCAAGTACTGGAACTCGTCGCTAACGGTCACCGAAGGGAACGTCGACCGCCTCGGCACGCTACTGGTGCGCTTGCTGATAGCGATGAAGGCGAGCGTCTGCCTCGTGTTCGGCTTCCTGACGGTAGGCAGCGTGCGCGTGGCGTTAGGCCAAGCGGCCGGCCTGTCACCCTGGTTCACGTTCGTCGCCATGGGGACGATGCTGGCGGCTCTGGTCTGGTTCGTCGTGGCCGCCTCGCGCTTGGAAGGCGCCTAG
- a CDS encoding type IV toxin-antitoxin system AbiEi family antitoxin domain-containing protein, producing the protein MIDPQVVFRQHGGQMRMSEALAAGVSRYRLYRMLDDGVLERVSRGVYRLAELPAISDPDLAVVALRVPRAVVCLVSALAFHDLTTQVPHAVWIALPRGVDTPRL; encoded by the coding sequence GTGATCGACCCTCAGGTGGTCTTCAGGCAGCACGGTGGCCAGATGCGGATGAGCGAGGCGCTGGCGGCTGGGGTGTCACGCTATCGGCTTTACCGCATGCTGGATGACGGAGTGCTTGAGCGAGTCAGTCGCGGCGTCTACCGGCTGGCTGAGCTGCCAGCCATCAGCGACCCGGACCTGGCGGTGGTGGCCCTGCGGGTGCCGCGGGCGGTGGTGTGCCTGGTGTCGGCGCTGGCATTCCATGACCTCACGACCCAGGTTCCCCACGCCGTCTGGATCGCGCTACCGCGGGGGGTGGACACGCCACGGCTC
- a CDS encoding response regulator transcription factor produces the protein MSVGKLALAESSSQVERGTVSVLIADDHELILEGLALLVGTMPACQVVGVAHSGQEAAALALELRPRVVLMDARMPGLSGTEAAARILAEQPDAAVVMVTMFVDDDSVLCALRAGARGYVLKGASKAELERAIVAAANGEALFDEAVVERFSRYFTATDVSGSAQPFPELTPREREVLSLLAQGLKNREIARQLEITVKTARNHVSNVLGKLGVQSRTEATLRARAAGMGGLNLHEPGVEAR, from the coding sequence GTGAGCGTGGGCAAGTTGGCGCTGGCAGAGTCATCGTCGCAGGTGGAACGGGGGACCGTATCCGTCCTGATCGCCGACGACCACGAGCTGATCCTCGAAGGGCTGGCGTTGCTCGTTGGCACCATGCCCGCATGCCAGGTCGTAGGCGTGGCCCACTCCGGTCAGGAGGCCGCAGCGCTGGCGTTGGAGTTGCGGCCGCGGGTGGTTCTCATGGACGCCCGTATGCCCGGCCTATCCGGGACGGAGGCCGCCGCGCGCATCTTGGCGGAACAGCCCGACGCCGCCGTGGTCATGGTGACGATGTTCGTCGACGACGATTCCGTTCTCTGCGCGCTGCGGGCGGGCGCAAGGGGCTACGTCCTGAAGGGTGCGAGCAAGGCAGAACTCGAGCGCGCCATCGTGGCCGCGGCCAACGGCGAGGCCCTCTTCGACGAGGCCGTAGTCGAGCGCTTCAGCCGCTATTTCACGGCCACGGACGTTTCAGGCAGCGCGCAACCCTTCCCCGAGCTGACCCCTCGCGAGCGCGAGGTGCTGAGCCTGCTGGCGCAGGGGCTAAAGAACCGCGAGATTGCGCGGCAGTTGGAGATAACCGTCAAGACCGCACGCAATCATGTATCGAACGTTCTTGGGAAGCTCGGAGTGCAGAGTAGGACCGAGGCGACCCTCAGGGCGCGGGCGGCGGGGATGGGAGGCCTGAACCTTCACGAGCCTGGTGTTGAAGCGAGGTGA
- a CDS encoding DUF302 domain-containing protein, which translates to MSVFARIDHQENARAVGLSLRPTVVLIFGNPKMGTPLMQAYPSLAIDLPSKALVWQDAEGRVWLSTNDPNYLQRRHGMVERAFEAIPRLLRRAVETRSDGD; encoded by the coding sequence ATGTCGGTATTCGCGCGAATCGATCACCAGGAGAACGCGCGCGCGGTGGGCTTGAGCTTGCGGCCGACGGTAGTGCTCATCTTCGGCAACCCCAAGATGGGAACCCCGCTCATGCAAGCCTATCCAAGCTTGGCAATCGACCTGCCCTCCAAGGCGCTCGTGTGGCAGGACGCTGAGGGACGCGTCTGGCTCAGCACGAACGATCCGAATTACCTGCAACGCAGGCACGGCATGGTGGAGAGGGCGTTCGAGGCCATACCAAGGCTGTTGCGGCGGGCCGTCGAGACACGTAGCGATGGAGATTGA
- a CDS encoding nucleotidyl transferase AbiEii/AbiGii toxin family protein yields MSVRNLPASVRQRLLNRARAEGRPFNELLQHYAMERFLYRLSRSQFAGRLFLKGALLLRVWEAPVGRPTLDIDLLGRMDNEVDTVAEVIREVIQVPVEPDGVVFDFGSLEASRIAEQAEYHGTRVRFLAQIDTARVRMQVDVGFGDPVYPAAREEAFPTLLDAPAPVLWCYSRESVVAEKIEAMVRHGALNTRLKDFYDVWLLARAFAFDGPTLAEAVRRTFASRETVVSLPLVAFGEDFSSSKSVQWRAFLRRADIEQVPAAFEEVVDAIRGFVEPVLATVEGRTAFVARWDPPGPWVPSAPAI; encoded by the coding sequence GTGAGCGTGCGTAACCTGCCGGCGAGCGTGCGTCAGCGTCTATTGAACCGCGCCCGCGCCGAGGGGCGTCCGTTCAACGAGCTGCTGCAGCACTACGCCATGGAGCGGTTCCTGTACCGGCTGTCGCGGAGCCAGTTCGCCGGTCGCTTATTCCTGAAGGGGGCGCTGCTGCTTAGGGTGTGGGAGGCGCCGGTGGGCCGGCCCACATTGGACATCGACCTCCTGGGGCGTATGGACAACGAGGTTGACACTGTCGCAGAGGTGATTCGCGAGGTGATCCAGGTGCCGGTGGAGCCGGACGGCGTTGTTTTCGATTTCGGGTCGCTGGAGGCAAGCCGGATCGCGGAGCAGGCCGAGTACCACGGGACTCGCGTGAGGTTCCTGGCACAGATCGATACGGCTCGCGTGCGGATGCAGGTGGATGTCGGCTTCGGCGATCCGGTGTACCCCGCGGCGAGGGAGGAGGCGTTCCCGACGCTGCTCGATGCTCCGGCCCCGGTCCTCTGGTGCTATAGCCGTGAAAGCGTGGTGGCTGAGAAGATCGAGGCGATGGTGCGGCACGGAGCTCTCAACACGCGGTTGAAGGACTTCTACGACGTGTGGCTGCTGGCTCGCGCCTTCGCGTTCGACGGCCCGACTCTCGCGGAGGCTGTGCGCAGGACCTTCGCTTCGCGGGAGACCGTGGTATCGCTGCCTCTGGTCGCATTCGGCGAGGACTTCTCGTCCTCGAAAAGTGTGCAGTGGCGGGCGTTCCTCAGGAGAGCGGATATCGAGCAGGTCCCGGCCGCTTTCGAGGAGGTGGTCGACGCGATTCGGGGGTTCGTGGAGCCGGTTCTCGCCACTGTCGAGGGGCGAACGGCGTTCGTAGCTCGGTGGGATCCGCCTGGCCCGTGGGTTCCGTCTGCCCCAGCGATCTGA
- a CDS encoding pyridoxal phosphate-dependent aminotransferase, whose product MPSLSKRAASIKASSTVAFAGRAKELARQGVDVIAMTAGEPDFLPPEHVLEAAREAIRLGLTKYTATEGTAELREAVAAKFLRENGLTYAPDQVLISNGGKQTLYNGFMSVLSAGDEVVLVAPYWVSYPPQIELAGGVPVVVTARAEDGFVPDIEAVRAAITPRTKVILVNSPSNPTGAVYPPELVRAIAELAEHHDLWVFTDDLYEHIVYDGEFTTAASFVPQRTLVVHGASKGYALTGWRIGFGAGPRPLIAAMTRLQSQVTSGANTLAQHATVAALNEVEKTAAFQAMTRAAYRERRDVLVAGLNRLGLPTPKPAGAFYVMADTTIIDKDEERAAMRLLDEARVAVVPGTDFLAPGKVRLSYATGMPQIEEALRRIELLLG is encoded by the coding sequence ATGCCGAGCCTCTCCAAGCGCGCAGCTAGCATCAAGGCGTCCTCCACGGTCGCCTTCGCGGGCAGGGCCAAGGAGCTCGCGCGGCAGGGCGTGGACGTCATCGCGATGACGGCCGGCGAGCCCGACTTCTTGCCACCCGAACACGTCCTGGAGGCGGCGCGCGAGGCGATCAGGCTCGGGCTCACGAAGTACACGGCCACCGAAGGCACGGCCGAGTTGCGGGAGGCGGTTGCCGCCAAATTCCTGCGCGAGAACGGGCTCACCTACGCGCCCGACCAGGTTCTTATCAGCAACGGCGGCAAGCAGACGCTCTACAACGGCTTCATGTCGGTGTTGAGTGCGGGCGACGAGGTAGTCCTGGTGGCGCCTTACTGGGTGAGCTACCCACCACAGATCGAGCTGGCCGGGGGCGTGCCGGTCGTGGTGACCGCTAGGGCGGAGGACGGCTTCGTGCCGGACATCGAAGCGGTGCGGGCGGCTATCACGCCGCGCACGAAGGTCATCTTGGTCAACTCGCCTTCCAACCCGACCGGCGCCGTTTACCCTCCCGAGCTCGTGCGAGCCATCGCTGAGCTGGCCGAGCACCACGACCTCTGGGTCTTCACCGACGACCTGTACGAACACATCGTCTACGACGGTGAGTTCACGACGGCCGCCAGCTTCGTGCCGCAGCGCACCCTGGTCGTGCACGGGGCCTCGAAGGGTTACGCGCTTACGGGCTGGCGCATCGGTTTCGGTGCCGGCCCCAGGCCGCTCATCGCCGCCATGACGCGCCTGCAGAGCCAGGTGACGTCGGGTGCCAACACGCTGGCGCAGCACGCGACGGTGGCGGCCCTCAACGAGGTGGAGAAGACGGCCGCCTTCCAGGCCATGACGCGCGCGGCGTACCGCGAGCGGCGCGACGTGCTGGTCGCGGGCCTGAACCGGCTGGGCTTGCCCACGCCGAAGCCGGCCGGTGCATTCTACGTAATGGCCGACACGACCATCATCGACAAGGACGAGGAGCGCGCCGCCATGCGCCTGCTCGACGAGGCGCGCGTGGCGGTAGTGCCGGGCACCGACTTCCTCGCCCCGGGCAAGGTGCGCTTGAGCTATGCCACCGGCATGCCGCAGATCGAGGAAGCCCTGAGGCGCATAGAGCTACTGCTCGGCTGA
- a CDS encoding AMP nucleosidase, whose translation MENDKESARTRVPEASASTSAQSQEQQDTDEFDRPLNYNLIYNNPEKWRIAREILERYTGVGPEAVQKQILLTNFQYYLDRFENMSDDVVTTRGSAMMARHSAKLGVSIINFSVGSPVAALIIEVLATADPKAVLFLGMCGGLHRSLQVGDFVLPTAAIRDEGASKHFMPPQVPALPTFKVQKFVSQIIVERGLDYRTGVVHSTDYRFWEFDERFKQQLYEERALGIDMETATLFSVGFASKVPIGALLLVSDLPLRRGGIKTRDSARAVFREHTDKHIEVGIQAMSEIAERGEHIRHYRW comes from the coding sequence ATGGAGAACGATAAGGAATCGGCTCGGACGCGGGTGCCGGAGGCTAGCGCCTCGACCTCGGCGCAGAGCCAGGAACAGCAGGACACCGATGAGTTCGACCGCCCGCTGAACTACAACCTCATCTACAACAACCCCGAGAAGTGGCGCATAGCTCGCGAGATCCTCGAGCGCTACACGGGCGTCGGGCCCGAGGCGGTGCAGAAGCAGATCCTCCTCACGAACTTCCAGTACTACCTGGATCGGTTCGAGAACATGTCGGACGACGTGGTGACGACGCGCGGCTCGGCGATGATGGCGCGCCACAGCGCGAAGCTGGGTGTATCGATCATCAACTTCTCGGTGGGCTCGCCGGTGGCCGCCCTGATCATCGAGGTGCTGGCCACCGCCGACCCCAAGGCCGTGCTCTTCCTCGGCATGTGTGGCGGCCTGCACCGCTCGTTACAGGTGGGCGACTTCGTGCTGCCGACCGCTGCCATCCGCGACGAGGGCGCCTCGAAGCACTTCATGCCCCCGCAGGTTCCGGCACTGCCGACCTTCAAGGTGCAGAAGTTCGTCTCGCAGATCATCGTCGAGCGCGGGCTCGATTACCGCACCGGCGTGGTCCACTCCACCGATTACCGCTTCTGGGAGTTCGACGAAAGGTTCAAGCAGCAACTCTACGAGGAACGGGCGTTGGGCATCGACATGGAGACCGCCACGCTCTTCTCCGTCGGGTTCGCCAGCAAGGTGCCCATCGGTGCGCTGCTGCTGGTCTCCGACCTGCCCCTCAGGCGCGGCGGGATCAAGACGAGGGACTCGGCGCGGGCCGTGTTCAGGGAGCACACGGACAAGCACATCGAGGTGGGGATACAGGCCATGAGCGAGATCGCCGAGCGGGGGGAGCATATTCGGCATTACCGCTGGTAA
- a CDS encoding DUF4870 domain-containing protein: MAVHLSALVGLLGNGIGFVLGPLVVWLWKRDDYEFVREQGLEALNFQITMFISALAGLFLIVTIIGVVIGILLLILTGILAVVYPIVAAAQAKQGVHYRYPFSIRLIR, from the coding sequence ATGGCTGTGCACCTCTCGGCCTTGGTGGGCCTGTTAGGCAACGGCATCGGCTTCGTGTTGGGACCATTGGTGGTGTGGCTATGGAAGCGGGACGACTACGAGTTCGTCCGCGAGCAGGGGTTGGAAGCGTTGAACTTCCAGATTACGATGTTCATCTCGGCGCTCGCTGGTCTCTTCCTGATCGTCACGATAATCGGCGTGGTCATCGGAATCCTGCTACTCATCCTCACCGGAATCCTTGCCGTCGTCTACCCCATAGTCGCGGCTGCCCAAGCCAAGCAGGGCGTCCATTACAGGTATCCGTTCTCGATCAGGTTGATCAGATGA
- a CDS encoding tryptophanase, whose amino-acid sequence MPQDRVDPQFHTIIEPFRIKSVERLHFTTRAEREAALTQAGHNLFNLHADDVLIDLLTDSGTGAMSSEQWAAMMRGDESYAGSRSFDRFEAVVKDITGFKHIFPTHQGRAAERILCGAALKRHDVVPSNTHFDTTRANIEAVGAIAVDLPILEARHPETLHPFKGNMDVEALRLLLEEDSDRVPFVMLTVTNNSGGGQPVSMANVREVRAMCDRFDVPLFLDSCRYAENAYFIKLREEGYEDRTPKQIAQEMFGYADGATMSAKKDGMANIGGFLAMNDDDLAQAARTLLILGEGFPTYGGLAGYDLEALAVGFEEALEEPYLRYRLRSIEYLGERLLAADIPFIRPTGGHALYLDAGKLLPHIPANHYPAWALSLVLYLVGGVRSVEIGSVMFGHQPDGSEKAAPLELVRLAFPRRTYTQSHVDYLAEVLVHVGGMRDRVRGVRMVEAPPVLRHFSARFEPLAGSLVV is encoded by the coding sequence ATGCCGCAAGATCGAGTCGATCCGCAGTTTCACACCATCATCGAGCCGTTTCGCATCAAGAGCGTCGAGCGGCTACACTTCACGACCCGCGCCGAGCGCGAGGCGGCGCTGACGCAGGCCGGGCATAACCTCTTCAACCTCCACGCCGACGACGTGCTCATCGACCTGCTGACCGACTCGGGTACGGGAGCCATGTCCAGTGAACAGTGGGCGGCCATGATGCGTGGCGACGAGAGTTACGCCGGCAGCCGCTCCTTCGACCGCTTCGAAGCAGTGGTGAAGGACATCACCGGTTTCAAACACATCTTCCCGACGCATCAGGGCCGCGCCGCCGAGCGCATCCTCTGCGGCGCCGCGCTCAAGCGCCATGACGTGGTGCCCAGCAACACTCACTTCGACACCACGCGCGCGAACATCGAGGCCGTGGGCGCCATAGCGGTCGACCTGCCCATCCTCGAGGCGCGGCACCCCGAAACGCTGCACCCGTTCAAGGGCAACATGGACGTGGAGGCGCTGCGGCTCCTGTTGGAAGAGGACAGCGACCGCGTGCCGTTCGTCATGCTCACCGTCACCAACAACTCGGGCGGTGGCCAGCCCGTCTCCATGGCCAACGTCCGCGAGGTCAGGGCCATGTGCGACCGCTTCGACGTGCCTCTCTTCCTCGACAGCTGCCGCTACGCGGAGAACGCTTACTTCATCAAGCTGCGCGAGGAGGGTTACGAGGACCGCACGCCTAAGCAGATCGCGCAGGAGATGTTCGGCTACGCCGACGGCGCCACCATGAGCGCCAAGAAGGACGGCATGGCGAACATCGGCGGGTTCCTCGCGATGAACGATGATGACCTGGCGCAGGCGGCGCGCACCCTTCTCATCCTCGGCGAGGGGTTCCCCACCTACGGCGGGCTGGCCGGCTACGACCTGGAGGCGCTGGCCGTTGGTTTCGAGGAGGCGCTCGAGGAACCTTACCTGCGCTACCGGCTGCGCTCCATCGAGTACCTGGGCGAGAGGCTGCTGGCAGCCGACATCCCCTTCATCCGGCCGACGGGGGGGCACGCCTTGTACCTCGACGCCGGCAAGCTGCTGCCGCACATTCCGGCCAACCACTACCCGGCATGGGCGCTCTCGCTCGTGCTCTACCTGGTGGGCGGCGTGCGGTCCGTCGAGATCGGCTCGGTCATGTTCGGCCACCAACCCGACGGAAGTGAGAAGGCCGCGCCGCTCGAGCTGGTGCGCCTGGCCTTCCCGCGCCGGACGTACACGCAGAGCCACGTCGACTACCTCGCCGAGGTGTTGGTGCACGTTGGCGGGATGCGAGACCGTGTGCGTGGCGTGCGCATGGTGGAGGCGCCGCCGGTGTTGAGGCACTTCAGCGCCCGCTTCGAACCGCTCGCGGGGTCGCTCGTCGTCTGA
- a CDS encoding histidine kinase, giving the protein MQADIRLKGTRAQGCTHPRKPSRRAETLAPSANRPASDELRLEVHDRLGPGLVNIEVRLQLLEESLAAADPARAQIGSLRQEASLLITELRRLIQDRPPARLEKVGLVGAISSAVGSAERTGPQVSFAVTGTAIEPPDRVAEVVYQAALEGIANVVRHAAATRCHVNLNFAGENVMLAVLDDGLGPRARPDRNGDLHVGVGMSSLRKSARCLGGEVHLLSRPTGGTSLVVRLPLSGQRQARRPPRAV; this is encoded by the coding sequence ATGCAGGCTGATATCAGACTCAAAGGAACGCGCGCACAAGGATGCACCCACCCCCGCAAGCCGTCGCGGCGCGCCGAGACGCTCGCGCCCTCGGCGAACCGGCCTGCCAGTGACGAACTGCGGCTCGAAGTCCATGACAGGCTTGGGCCGGGCTTGGTGAACATCGAGGTCAGGCTCCAGCTGCTCGAGGAATCGCTGGCCGCCGCAGACCCTGCCCGAGCACAGATAGGGTCGCTTCGGCAGGAGGCATCGCTCCTCATCACGGAACTTCGGAGGTTGATCCAAGATCGACCTCCCGCGCGCCTCGAGAAGGTCGGATTGGTAGGCGCAATAAGTAGCGCCGTCGGCTCGGCAGAGCGCACCGGGCCGCAGGTCAGCTTCGCCGTCACCGGCACAGCGATCGAACCACCCGACCGCGTAGCCGAGGTCGTCTACCAGGCAGCACTGGAGGGGATCGCCAACGTGGTGCGGCACGCGGCTGCGACCCGCTGCCACGTGAACCTGAACTTCGCGGGCGAAAACGTGATGCTGGCAGTCCTCGACGACGGCTTGGGGCCGCGCGCCCGGCCAGACCGCAACGGCGACCTGCACGTAGGAGTGGGCATGAGTTCGCTACGCAAGTCGGCTCGCTGCCTGGGCGGGGAGGTCCACTTACTGAGTCGACCCACCGGAGGCACGAGCCTGGTCGTAAGGTTGCCCCTGAGCGGTCAGCGGCAGGCGAGGCGCCCCCCGAGAGCAGTGTGA
- the ndk gene encoding nucleoside-diphosphate kinase, translating into MSIERTFAMIKPDGVKRHLVGDIVSRIESKGYRIVALKQMEISAQTAERHYGEHAGKPFFDGLVSFITSGPVVAMVLEGENAIAGWRGMMGPTNPKDAPMGTIRGDFATTIDENVAHGSDAPATAEREIGIFFPELKG; encoded by the coding sequence ATGAGTATCGAACGCACCTTCGCAATGATCAAGCCGGACGGCGTCAAGCGCCACCTCGTCGGCGATATCGTCTCTCGCATCGAATCCAAGGGTTACCGCATCGTGGCCCTCAAGCAGATGGAGATCAGCGCCCAAACGGCCGAACGCCATTACGGTGAGCACGCCGGCAAGCCCTTCTTCGACGGCCTGGTGTCGTTCATCACCTCCGGACCGGTCGTCGCCATGGTGCTCGAGGGCGAGAACGCCATAGCGGGCTGGCGCGGCATGATGGGCCCCACGAACCCCAAGGACGCACCCATGGGGACGATCCGGGGAGACTTCGCCACTACCATCGATGAGAACGTAGCTCACGGCTCCGACGCGCCGGCAACCGCCGAACGTGAGATAGGCATCTTCTTCCCCGAGCTGAAGGGCTGA
- a CDS encoding DegV family protein, whose translation MAGEGIDDLQFDVIADGGLDRFAGLNNDVPVAPFSVHIGPESFAADEMTPNELYARMRSGGPHPTTSQPSPEEFARLFRTATRPILVVTISQGLSSSFNAADQARSETSLPVHLHDSGTLSGAQAFQVHAALEARRRGLDVATAIEWMKQVHEETELYFTIDTLEYLRKGGRIGQVQATLGNLLGLRPVVTVDKKAGQYTSIRRARSWSKALDAVAAAVNARFGNGTPLRAGLLYGDTQDDVPELQARLSKHHPSVWHGTAPVGPGLAVHTGPKAIGLVAAPGAWPWER comes from the coding sequence GTGGCAGGAGAAGGCATTGACGACCTCCAGTTCGACGTCATCGCCGATGGCGGGCTCGACCGCTTCGCCGGCTTGAACAACGACGTGCCGGTGGCCCCGTTCTCCGTCCACATAGGCCCCGAAAGCTTCGCTGCCGACGAGATGACGCCGAACGAGCTATACGCCCGCATGCGCTCCGGCGGGCCCCACCCGACTACCAGTCAACCCTCGCCCGAAGAGTTCGCGCGGCTCTTCCGCACCGCAACGCGGCCGATCCTCGTAGTGACCATCTCCCAGGGTCTCTCCAGCAGTTTCAACGCGGCCGATCAGGCGCGCTCCGAAACGAGCTTGCCCGTGCACCTGCACGATTCCGGCACGCTGTCGGGCGCACAGGCCTTCCAAGTACACGCGGCCCTAGAGGCCCGCCGGCGCGGCCTCGACGTGGCGACGGCAATTGAGTGGATGAAGCAGGTGCACGAGGAGACCGAGCTCTACTTCACCATCGATACGCTCGAGTACCTCCGCAAGGGCGGGCGCATCGGCCAGGTGCAGGCGACGCTCGGGAACCTCCTCGGGTTGAGGCCGGTGGTCACCGTCGACAAGAAGGCCGGCCAGTACACGAGCATCCGGCGTGCACGCTCCTGGTCGAAGGCGTTGGACGCAGTCGCCGCCGCCGTGAACGCCCGTTTCGGAAACGGAACTCCCTTGCGCGCCGGACTGCTGTACGGCGACACGCAAGACGACGTGCCGGAGCTGCAGGCTCGCCTAAGCAAGCATCACCCGAGCGTGTGGCACGGTACGGCCCCCGTGGGCCCCGGGTTGGCCGTTCATACCGGGCCCAAGGCGATCGGCCTGGTGGCTGCGCCTGGCGCGTGGCCCTGGGAACGCTGA
- a CDS encoding response regulator, producing MVDLTGMRILLVDDEEPALILMRGLLTRAGYSDVRVCDDPTLAAERFIAERPDLLVIDQHMPRLDGLGVLEELGPRLPDAFPVLMITGDLRTELREEALSSGVRDFLTKPLKPVETRLRIRNLLEMRHYQLELENQNDRLESAVRRRTQELEHSQLEMLVRLARAAEYRDDDTGEHTWRVAHVSGVIAREMGMAPSKVELLLRAARLHDVGKITIPDGILLKAGRLTPEEFAVVKGHAKAGAALLAGSRSPMMRLAELIALTHHEWWDGNGYPSGLKGDNIPIESRILSVSDAFDALTHDHAHRKAVSGAEAAEEIRRGSGTQFDPEVVQAFDRVFVAGALTAKLPDE from the coding sequence GTGTCTGTGACGATCCCACCCTCGCGGCGGAACGGTTCATCGCGGAACGCCCCGACCTCCTGGTCATAGACCAGCACATGCCTCGCCTCGACGGTTTGGGCGTGCTGGAAGAGCTGGGTCCGCGGCTCCCGGACGCGTTTCCCGTGCTGATGATAACGGGCGACCTGCGTACTGAGCTGCGTGAGGAGGCGCTCTCGAGTGGCGTCAGGGACTTCCTGACCAAGCCCCTGAAACCAGTCGAGACGCGGCTGCGCATCAGGAACCTGCTCGAGATGCGCCATTACCAGCTCGAGCTCGAGAACCAGAACGACCGCCTCGAATCGGCCGTGCGCCGCCGCACGCAGGAACTCGAGCACTCGCAGCTCGAGATGCTCGTGCGCCTGGCACGCGCTGCCGAGTACCGCGATGACGACACGGGCGAGCACACGTGGCGCGTAGCACACGTGTCCGGCGTCATCGCGAGGGAGATGGGCATGGCGCCGTCCAAGGTCGAACTGCTCCTGCGCGCCGCGCGCCTACACGACGTCGGCAAGATCACCATCCCGGACGGCATCCTCCTGAAGGCCGGGCGGCTGACGCCGGAAGAGTTCGCGGTGGTGAAGGGGCACGCCAAAGCCGGCGCCGCTCTCCTCGCCGGCAGCCGCTCACCTATGATGCGCCTGGCCGAGCTGATCGCGCTGACGCACCACGAATGGTGGGACGGCAACGGCTACCCCAGCGGGCTCAAAGGCGATAACATCCCCATCGAGTCGCGCATCTTGAGCGTGTCCGACGCCTTCGACGCCCTTACTCACGACCACGCGCACCGCAAGGCAGTGAGCGGGGCGGAGGCAGCGGAGGAGATCCGCCGCGGCTCGGGCACGCAGTTCGATCCCGAGGTGGTGCAGGCTTTCGACCGCGTGTTCGTGGCCGGGGCGCTTACCGCCAAGCTGCCCGACGAGTGA